The following coding sequences are from one Aliarcobacter skirrowii CCUG 10374 window:
- a CDS encoding aldolase/citrate lyase family protein, with protein MYNLEKNLYEQLCFLKDNYDLQGIKAEFEAEGSSFRDLMRLRRLTSKAGVKLYLKIGGVEAVRDIKDALEIDVDGLIAPMVESKFGAKKFYDSLKKVYGDHKVHTTLNLETKNAMEQLDEILEFANGKFDNVTIGRSDLTASYFNTEIKPDSNFTFELLQNIGKKVKNANLTFTVGGSTSAKTIEKINTEYTDLKEIIYKLETRKVILPTKSFLEKENAIKEALKFEELYILSKKEFSDVQIGSEIARLTELKRRM; from the coding sequence TTGTATAATTTAGAAAAAAATCTTTATGAACAACTTTGTTTTCTTAAAGATAATTATGATTTACAAGGTATAAAAGCAGAATTTGAAGCAGAAGGCTCATCTTTTAGAGATCTTATGAGGCTTAGAAGACTTACATCAAAAGCAGGTGTGAAACTTTATCTCAAGATTGGTGGAGTAGAAGCTGTACGAGATATAAAAGATGCTTTAGAGATAGATGTGGACGGACTTATCGCCCCCATGGTTGAAAGTAAGTTTGGAGCAAAAAAATTTTATGATAGCTTAAAAAAAGTCTATGGCGACCATAAAGTACATACTACTCTTAACCTTGAGACAAAAAATGCTATGGAACAACTGGATGAGATACTAGAATTTGCAAATGGTAAATTTGACAATGTCACAATAGGTCGTTCAGATTTAACAGCTTCATATTTTAATACAGAGATAAAGCCTGATAGTAATTTTACTTTTGAGCTTTTACAAAATATAGGTAAAAAAGTAAAAAATGCAAATTTAACTTTCACAGTAGGTGGAAGTACTTCGGCTAAAACTATTGAAAAAATAAATACAGAATATACAGACCTAAAAGAGATTATCTACAAACTAGAAACTAGAAAAGTAATTCTTCCTACAAAATCATTTTTGGAAAAAGAAAATGCTATAAAAGAAGCTTTAAAATTTGAAGAGCTCTATATTCTATCAAAAAAAGAGTTTAGTGATGTTCAGATAGGCTCTGAAATAGCTAGACTAACAGAACTAAAAAGGAGAATGTAA
- a CDS encoding P-loop NTPase fold protein, with translation MKTLFIKLFILIILLLFIKETINYFLNNPFYIKEIIIYSSIFSIIIYFIYKFLCSGNENIKNKTNDSEMLDDEEYYDLQKDKIEPILQILDSHKSDKFFSIALTAPWGAGKSSTLKAIKKELEQKYHTIYLNTWQLENSNNLLNEIKKEIDNILFKENKILWFKNLFESLLFSNYFRLSSKYISKSDFVITLPFEQTIKNSQDRFNILLKKTLKDKKILLLIDEVDRLHDSKEIVDIFKIIRYTASFDNIVTITALDLEQIEKIENLDIEYIHKIFNMKYQLAPIDKNDILRYFKNYIFPKTKNFISNEEFTNLLLNQGSFANHYEKNILEIVPTFRVIKSSFNETYNFVKHLKNTHGDDWKVFISFRFIYIINIIKSMNFKDYNYLITQNNLLGILQLINIKDEKYLENISKETENLLKLLKSHLSTFDELYLEIYKNYKINDYDISNKIFENILEDFTIIHNYLKKLELKEHKSKFLDNFLTYVYNYNEKKQELLGKVIEIIIKNKNNLNYEEILEKIVIKRYYLDTLVKDENIDKLLNLKEDDDIFKVFINKIFQEFNPFPRVELLINKNTIKVLLEKYFDYLLEKKEKDDIVNILNELFDDRFFFQNIVLKNKDLADDIRKLIYDKFYEKLKIDLGKVLIEILYFEEINEFLKKYSIEIDNIIDDSTEYKLQKEDYSLHNYFGKELKLVLKEESKSE, from the coding sequence ATGAAAACACTATTTATTAAATTATTTATTTTAATTATTCTACTTCTATTTATAAAAGAAACAATAAATTATTTTCTTAATAATCCATTTTATATAAAAGAGATAATAATTTATTCTTCAATATTTTCAATTATTATTTATTTTATATATAAATTTTTGTGTAGTGGAAATGAAAATATTAAAAATAAAACTAATGATAGTGAAATGTTAGATGATGAAGAATATTATGACCTACAAAAAGATAAAATCGAACCTATTTTACAAATACTAGATAGTCATAAATCAGATAAGTTTTTCTCTATTGCATTAACAGCACCTTGGGGAGCTGGTAAAAGTTCAACTCTCAAAGCTATCAAAAAAGAACTAGAACAAAAATATCACACAATATATTTAAATACTTGGCAACTAGAAAATAGTAATAATCTTTTAAATGAGATAAAAAAAGAGATAGACAATATTCTATTCAAAGAAAACAAGATTTTATGGTTTAAAAATCTATTTGAATCTTTATTGTTTTCAAACTATTTTAGATTATCTTCAAAATATATATCAAAAAGTGATTTTGTTATTACACTTCCTTTTGAACAAACAATAAAAAACTCACAAGATAGATTTAATATTTTGTTGAAAAAAACTCTTAAAGATAAAAAAATACTACTGCTAATCGATGAAGTAGATAGACTTCACGACAGCAAAGAGATTGTAGATATATTTAAAATTATTCGATATACAGCATCGTTTGATAATATTGTTACAATAACAGCACTTGATTTAGAACAAATAGAAAAAATAGAAAATCTGGACATTGAGTATATACATAAAATTTTTAATATGAAATATCAGTTAGCCCCAATAGACAAAAACGATATTTTAAGATATTTTAAAAATTATATTTTCCCAAAAACTAAAAATTTTATTTCAAATGAAGAATTTACAAATTTACTTTTAAATCAAGGTTCTTTTGCAAATCATTATGAAAAAAATATTTTGGAAATAGTGCCTACATTTAGAGTTATTAAAAGTAGTTTCAATGAAACATACAATTTTGTAAAACACCTAAAAAATACACATGGAGATGATTGGAAAGTATTTATATCTTTTAGATTTATATATATTATAAATATTATAAAGTCTATGAATTTTAAAGATTATAATTACTTAATCACTCAAAATAATTTGTTGGGTATTTTACAACTAATCAATATAAAAGATGAAAAATACTTAGAAAATATTTCAAAAGAAACTGAAAATTTACTAAAACTGCTAAAATCTCATTTATCAACTTTTGATGAACTTTATCTAGAGATATACAAAAACTACAAAATAAATGATTATGATATAAGCAATAAGATATTTGAAAATATATTAGAAGATTTTACAATTATCCATAATTATCTAAAAAAACTAGAATTAAAAGAGCATAAATCAAAATTTTTAGATAATTTCTTAACATATGTTTATAATTATAATGAAAAAAAGCAAGAGCTTCTAGGCAAAGTTATTGAGATAATAATAAAAAATAAAAATAACCTAAACTATGAAGAAATACTAGAAAAAATTGTAATAAAAAGATACTATCTTGATACATTAGTAAAAGATGAAAATATAGATAAACTTTTAAATCTAAAAGAAGATGATGATATATTTAAAGTATTTATAAATAAAATATTTCAAGAGTTTAACCCATTTCCAAGAGTAGAATTACTTATAAATAAAAATACTATTAAAGTATTATTAGAAAAATATTTTGACTATTTGTTAGAGAAAAAAGAAAAAGATGATATTGTAAATATCTTAAATGAACTGTTTGATGATAGATTTTTCTTTCAAAATATTGTTTTGAAAAATAAAGATTTAGCAGATGATATTAGAAAATTAATTTATGATAAATTTTATGAAAAATTAAAAATAGATTTAGGAAAAGTATTGATAGAAATATTATATTTTGAAGAGATAAATGAATTTTTAAAAAAATATAGTATAGAAATAGATAATATTATAGATGATAGTACAGAATATAAACTTCAAAAAGAAGATTATTCTTTACACAATTACTTTGGAAAAGAGTTGAAATTAGTATTAAAAGAGGAAAGTAAAAGTGAATAA
- a CDS encoding DegT/DnrJ/EryC1/StrS family aminotransferase, which translates to MIPFLDLKGLNAQYKAELIEACTKVMDSGWYIQGNECKEFEKEFTKYCGTKYAIGVANGLDALILILRAYKELGIMKDGDEVIVPSNTYIASILAISQNNLVPILVEPDINTYLIDPNKIEEKITSKTKAILPVHLYGQTCEMDAINEIAKKYNLKVIEDSAQSHGAYFQDKRSGNLGDASGFSFYPGKNLGALGDGGAVTTNDEELANAIKALGNYGSHKKYENLYKGINSRLDEIQAAMLRVKLRYLDEESNKRREIANYYLQNIKNENIILPTLRAEDNHVWHLFVIRTYKRDELQKYLRENGVQTLIHYPIPPHKQNAYKEWNNESYPISEQIHNEVLSLPISGVQSLEDTKKIVEAINGFKI; encoded by the coding sequence ATGATCCCATTTTTAGATTTAAAAGGTTTAAACGCTCAATATAAAGCTGAATTAATTGAAGCTTGTACAAAAGTGATGGATAGTGGTTGGTATATTCAAGGTAATGAATGCAAAGAGTTTGAAAAAGAGTTTACCAAGTATTGTGGAACTAAATATGCTATTGGTGTGGCAAATGGTTTGGATGCACTAATCTTAATATTAAGAGCTTATAAAGAGCTGGGAATTATGAAAGATGGCGATGAAGTAATAGTTCCATCAAATACATATATAGCTTCAATTTTGGCGATTTCACAAAATAATTTAGTGCCTATTTTAGTTGAACCAGATATAAATACATATTTGATTGACCCAAATAAAATAGAAGAAAAGATTACTTCAAAAACAAAAGCTATTTTACCAGTGCATCTTTATGGACAAACATGTGAAATGGATGCTATAAATGAGATAGCAAAAAAATATAATCTAAAAGTGATAGAAGATTCAGCTCAATCGCATGGAGCGTATTTTCAAGATAAAAGAAGTGGAAACTTAGGAGATGCTAGTGGATTTAGCTTTTATCCAGGAAAAAATCTAGGAGCATTAGGTGATGGTGGAGCAGTTACTACAAATGATGAAGAGCTAGCAAATGCTATAAAAGCACTAGGAAACTATGGAAGCCATAAAAAGTATGAAAATCTTTACAAAGGGATAAACAGCAGACTTGATGAAATACAAGCAGCGATGCTTAGAGTAAAACTAAGATACCTTGATGAAGAATCAAATAAAAGAAGAGAAATAGCAAACTACTATCTACAAAATATTAAAAATGAAAACATTATTTTACCAACACTAAGAGCTGAGGATAATCATGTATGGCATTTGTTTGTAATAAGAACTTATAAAAGAGATGAACTACAAAAATATTTAAGAGAAAATGGTGTACAAACACTAATTCATTATCCAATTCCTCCTCATAAACAAAATGCTTATAAAGAGTGGAACAATGAAAGTTATCCAATAAGTGAGCAAATACATAATGAAGTATTGAGTTTGCCTATAAGTGGTGTTCAGAGTTTGGAAGATACGAAGAAAATTGTAGAAGCTATTAATGGATTTAAAATATAG
- a CDS encoding acyltransferase — MIHNLADVQSQNIGENTNIWQFCVVLKNAQIGSNCNINAQVLIENDVIIGDNVTIKSGVQIWDGITLEDNVFIGPNVTFTNDFLPRSKQYPKEFLKTTIKKSASIGANSTIIGGITIDEYAMIGAGSVVTKNVGTQELWYGNPAKFKGYVCKCGQKCDRTLICDECKENK; from the coding sequence ATGATTCATAATTTAGCAGATGTTCAATCTCAAAATATTGGTGAAAATACTAATATTTGGCAGTTTTGTGTTGTTTTAAAAAATGCACAAATAGGAAGTAATTGTAATATTAATGCTCAAGTTCTTATAGAAAATGATGTGATTATTGGAGATAATGTAACTATAAAAAGTGGTGTACAGATTTGGGATGGAATAACATTAGAAGATAATGTTTTTATTGGTCCAAATGTAACTTTTACAAATGATTTTCTACCTAGAAGTAAACAATATCCTAAAGAATTTTTAAAAACAACTATCAAAAAATCAGCTTCAATTGGTGCAAATAGCACTATTATTGGAGGAATTACAATAGATGAATATGCAATGATTGGTGCAGGAAGTGTTGTAACAAAAAATGTAGGGACTCAAGAACTTTGGTATGGAAATCCAGCAAAGTTTAAAGGCTATGTTTGTAAATGTGGACAAAAATGTGATAGAACATTAATTTGTGATGAATGTAAGGAAAATAAATAA
- a CDS encoding sugar 3,4-ketoisomerase: MTSYKLVDFKTLGDERGSLIAIEEGYNAPFEIKRVYYIFDTKEGVERGFHAHINLKQIAIAVKGSCTFVLDDGERREEIKLDNPNQGLFIEGLIWREMKDFSSDCVLVVLASEHYDESDYIRDYNKFLKEVKNDS, translated from the coding sequence ATGACTAGTTATAAGCTGGTAGATTTTAAAACATTAGGTGATGAAAGAGGCTCTTTGATAGCTATAGAAGAGGGATACAATGCTCCATTTGAGATAAAAAGAGTTTATTACATTTTTGATACAAAAGAAGGTGTTGAAAGAGGCTTCCATGCTCATATAAATCTTAAACAAATTGCTATAGCTGTAAAAGGTAGTTGTACTTTTGTACTGGATGATGGGGAAAGAAGAGAAGAGATAAAATTGGATAATCCAAACCAAGGACTTTTTATAGAGGGGCTTATTTGGAGAGAAATGAAAGATTTTAGTTCGGATTGTGTTTTGGTTGTTCTTGCAAGTGAACACTATGATGAGAGTGATTATATACGAGATTATAATAAGTTTTTAAAAGAAGTTAAAAATGATTCATAA
- the rfbB gene encoding dTDP-glucose 4,6-dehydratase: MFNNNNKTILVTGCAGFIGSNFVPYFLEKYPNYNLVNLDLLTYAGDLENLKECETNPCYKFIKGDICNRELVEFIFSEYDIQGVIHFAAESHVDNSIKNPGVFVQTNVNGTFTLIDVAYKYWMTKPFTYKSEYQECRFHHISTDEVYGTLTLDPNDLFTEKTPYAPNSPYSASKASSDMIIRAYNETYGLNTVITNCSNNYGPKQHDEKLIPTIIRNALLGNPIPIYGDGKNIRDWLYVLDHCKGIDLVYHNGKTGQTYNIGGRNERTNLQIVDRITTILDQQVPKQDKSSYKEQITFVEDRAGHDRRYAIDATKLEQELGWKADENFDTGIVKTIEWYLDKYGINK, from the coding sequence ATGTTCAACAATAATAATAAAACAATACTTGTAACTGGATGTGCAGGGTTTATTGGTAGTAACTTTGTGCCATATTTTTTAGAAAAATACCCAAACTATAATTTGGTAAACCTAGACCTTTTAACATATGCAGGAGATTTGGAAAATCTAAAAGAGTGTGAAACAAATCCTTGTTATAAATTTATAAAAGGTGATATCTGTAATAGAGAATTAGTTGAATTTATATTTAGTGAATATGATATACAAGGTGTTATTCACTTTGCAGCTGAATCACATGTAGATAATAGTATTAAAAATCCAGGTGTATTTGTACAAACAAATGTAAATGGAACATTTACTTTGATTGATGTAGCTTATAAATATTGGATGACTAAACCATTTACTTATAAATCAGAATATCAAGAGTGTAGATTTCATCATATCTCAACAGATGAAGTATATGGAACACTTACTCTTGATCCAAATGATCTGTTCACTGAAAAAACTCCTTATGCTCCAAACTCTCCATACTCAGCCTCAAAAGCTTCAAGTGATATGATAATAAGAGCATATAATGAAACATATGGATTAAATACAGTTATTACAAACTGCTCAAATAACTATGGTCCAAAACAACATGATGAAAAACTAATTCCTACGATTATAAGAAATGCTCTTTTAGGAAATCCAATTCCAATTTATGGAGATGGGAAAAATATAAGAGATTGGTTGTATGTACTTGATCACTGTAAAGGTATAGATTTAGTTTATCATAATGGAAAAACAGGACAAACATATAATATTGGTGGAAGAAATGAGAGAACAAATCTTCAAATAGTTGATAGAATTACAACTATTTTAGACCAACAAGTTCCAAAACAAGATAAATCTTCTTACAAAGAACAAATTACTTTCGTTGAAGATAGAGCTGGACATGATAGAAGATATGCAATAGATGCAACAAAGTTAGAGCAAGAACTTGGATGGAAAGCAGATGAGAACTTTGACACAGGAATAGTTAAGACTATTGAGTGGTATTTAGATAAATATGGGATAAATAAATGA
- a CDS encoding KilA-N domain-containing protein, with protein sequence MNNKLIVQETLISIRQHEKEDFISLTDIARAKNSDEPKDVVKNWLRNKNTIEFLGLWEQINNPDFKGVEFDGFKNSAGLNSFTMSPVKWIETTNAIGIISKSGRYGGTFAHKDIAFEFASWISAEFKLFLIKEFQRLKNEEIENKSLEWNLSRSLSKINYKIHTDAIKEHLIPSILSKPKDGFVYATEADVLNIALFGQTAKEWRENNPKQDGNIRDYASVEQLIVLSNMESVNAELIKQGMQQADRLLVLNSMAISQMKSLINNPTIKKLGK encoded by the coding sequence ATGAATAACAAACTCATTGTTCAAGAAACTTTAATCTCTATTCGTCAGCATGAAAAAGAGGATTTTATATCTCTTACAGATATTGCAAGAGCAAAAAATTCTGATGAACCAAAAGATGTGGTAAAAAATTGGTTAAGAAATAAAAATACAATAGAGTTTTTAGGGCTTTGGGAACAAATAAATAATCCAGATTTTAAAGGGGTCGAATTCGACGGGTTTAAAAATTCTGCAGGTCTTAATAGTTTTACAATGTCACCTGTGAAATGGATTGAAACAACGAATGCAATAGGAATTATTAGTAAATCTGGAAGATATGGTGGAACTTTTGCTCATAAAGATATAGCGTTTGAGTTTGCTAGTTGGATTAGTGCTGAATTTAAACTATTTTTAATTAAAGAGTTTCAAAGACTCAAAAATGAAGAGATAGAAAATAAATCATTAGAATGGAACTTGAGTAGAAGCCTTTCTAAAATAAATTATAAAATCCACACAGATGCTATAAAAGAGCATCTTATCCCAAGTATACTTTCAAAACCAAAAGATGGATTTGTATATGCAACTGAAGCTGATGTATTAAATATTGCACTATTTGGACAAACAGCAAAAGAGTGGCGAGAAAATAATCCAAAGCAAGATGGAAATATAAGAGATTATGCAAGTGTAGAACAGCTTATCGTGCTTTCAAATATGGAAAGTGTAAATGCAGAACTTATAAAGCAAGGTATGCAACAAGCTGATAGATTGCTAGTGCTAAATAGTATGGCAATATCTCAGATGAAATCTTTAATAAATAATCCAACTATAAAAAAATTAGGAAAATAA
- the rfbD gene encoding dTDP-4-dehydrorhamnose reductase, with protein MPNSNSLTTTYNILVTGSMGQLGSEIKELSSNYNYNFFFTTRDDIDITSKDSIKEFCQTNSINVIINCAAYTAVDKAESDEINADLVNRKAVKKLSIVAKELNIKLIHISTDYVFDGKNFKPYVEEFQTNPQSVYGKTKLDGENELLDINPLNSIIIRTSWVYSYYGNNFVKTMLRLGKEKEELGVIFDQVGTPTYAKDLALTILNIIPQIENSKVEIYNYSNEGVLSWYDFAKEIMKMAKLNCKINPIETYQYPTPAKRPHFSLLNKSKIKSKFNLEIPYWKDGLDDCLKRLGERR; from the coding sequence ATGCCTAATTCAAACTCTTTAACTACTACTTACAATATACTTGTAACAGGTTCAATGGGTCAACTTGGAAGTGAAATAAAAGAGCTTTCTTCAAACTATAATTATAATTTCTTTTTTACTACAAGAGATGATATAGATATTACTTCAAAAGATAGTATCAAAGAATTTTGTCAAACAAACAGTATAAATGTAATTATAAACTGTGCAGCATATACAGCTGTGGATAAAGCTGAATCTGATGAAATAAATGCAGATTTAGTAAATAGAAAAGCTGTTAAAAAATTATCAATCGTTGCCAAAGAGTTAAATATAAAACTAATTCATATTTCAACTGACTATGTATTTGATGGAAAAAACTTTAAACCGTATGTTGAAGAGTTTCAAACAAATCCACAATCAGTTTATGGTAAAACAAAACTTGATGGTGAAAATGAACTTTTAGATATAAATCCATTAAACTCTATAATTATAAGAACTTCTTGGGTTTATTCATATTACGGTAATAACTTTGTAAAAACAATGCTTCGATTAGGAAAAGAAAAAGAAGAATTAGGTGTAATATTTGATCAAGTTGGAACTCCTACTTATGCAAAAGATTTAGCACTTACAATTCTAAATATCATTCCACAAATAGAAAACTCAAAAGTAGAAATCTATAATTACTCAAATGAAGGAGTTCTATCTTGGTATGATTTTGCCAAAGAGATAATGAAAATGGCAAAATTAAATTGTAAAATAAACCCAATAGAGACATATCAATACCCAACTCCTGCAAAACGACCACATTTCTCACTTTTAAATAAAAGTAAGATAAAATCAAAATTCAATTTAGAAATACCATACTGGAAAGATGGATTAGACGATTGTTTAAAGAGATTAGGTGAAAGAAGATGA
- the rfbC gene encoding dTDP-4-dehydrorhamnose 3,5-epimerase — MTFTRTAIPDVVIIEPKVHGDSRGYFVETFVSNKLEEFLGYKINFCQDNESKSSKGVLRGLHYQLPPHAQTKLVRVIHGRVLDVAVDIRKNSPTFGKYVAVELSGENKKQLLIPRGFAHGFVVLEDDTIFAYKVDNYYSPECDRGIAFDDKNLNIDWILNHDELNLSAKDTTQPKLNETNDLFEFGVDYYA; from the coding sequence ATGACATTTACAAGAACAGCTATTCCTGATGTTGTAATTATTGAACCAAAAGTTCATGGTGATAGTAGAGGTTACTTTGTTGAAACTTTTGTGAGCAATAAGCTAGAAGAGTTTTTAGGATATAAAATAAACTTCTGCCAAGATAATGAATCAAAATCTAGCAAAGGAGTTCTTCGAGGACTTCATTATCAATTACCTCCTCATGCACAAACAAAACTAGTGCGAGTAATTCACGGAAGAGTTCTTGATGTTGCTGTTGATATACGAAAAAATTCTCCAACTTTTGGAAAATATGTAGCAGTAGAGTTAAGTGGTGAAAATAAAAAACAACTACTAATTCCTAGAGGATTTGCTCATGGATTTGTAGTACTTGAAGATGATACAATTTTTGCTTATAAAGTAGATAATTACTACAGCCCTGAATGTGATAGAGGAATAGCATTTGATGATAAAAATCTAAATATAGATTGGATTTTAAATCATGATGAATTAAACCTATCTGCTAAAGATACAACACAACCAAAACTAAATGAAACAAATGATTTATTTGAATTTGGAGTAGATTATTATGCCTAA
- the rfbA gene encoding glucose-1-phosphate thymidylyltransferase RfbA: protein MKGIILAGGSGTRLYPITKGVSKQLVPIYDKPMIYYPLSVLMLAGIKEVLIITTPQDQASFINLLGDGKDLGMRFEYVVQPSPDGLAQAFILGEEFLAGDDACLVLGDNIFYGHGLTELLAKSIKNIKDENKATVFGYYVSDPQRYGVAEFNENGDVISIEEKPKEPKSNYAVVGLYFYPNDVVKKAKDVKPSDRGELEITTLNQDYLNENRLKVELMGRGYAWLDTGTHESLLEASSFIQTIENRQSLKVACLEEIAYEMGYISKEKLLELAEPLKKNQYGQYLISRANQPRRMK, encoded by the coding sequence ATGAAAGGGATAATATTAGCAGGGGGAAGTGGAACAAGACTTTATCCAATCACAAAAGGAGTTAGTAAACAACTAGTTCCAATCTATGATAAACCTATGATATATTATCCTTTGTCTGTTTTAATGCTTGCTGGTATTAAAGAGGTTCTTATTATTACAACTCCTCAAGATCAAGCTAGTTTTATAAATCTTCTAGGAGATGGAAAAGATTTAGGAATGAGGTTTGAATATGTAGTTCAACCAAGCCCTGATGGTTTAGCTCAAGCATTTATCTTAGGTGAAGAGTTTTTAGCTGGTGATGATGCTTGTTTAGTTCTAGGTGATAATATTTTTTATGGTCATGGATTAACTGAACTTTTAGCCAAAAGCATAAAAAATATTAAAGATGAAAATAAAGCAACTGTATTTGGTTATTATGTAAGTGATCCACAAAGGTATGGAGTTGCAGAGTTTAATGAAAATGGTGATGTAATCTCTATTGAAGAGAAACCAAAAGAGCCAAAATCAAACTATGCTGTTGTAGGACTATACTTTTATCCAAATGATGTAGTAAAAAAAGCTAAAGATGTAAAACCAAGTGACAGAGGTGAGCTAGAAATCACAACTTTAAATCAAGATTATCTAAATGAAAATAGATTAAAAGTAGAACTAATGGGAAGAGGGTACGCTTGGCTTGATACTGGAACTCATGAATCACTACTTGAAGCATCATCATTTATTCAAACTATTGAAAATAGACAAAGCCTAAAAGTAGCCTGTCTTGAAGAGATAGCATATGAAATGGGATATATAAGTAAAGAAAAACTTCTTGAACTTGCAGAACCACTAAAGAAAAACCAATATGGTCAATATTTAATCTCTAGAGCAAATCAACCAAGAAGGATGAAATAG
- a CDS encoding MarR family EPS-associated transcriptional regulator, with translation MNQEEIELKILRSVDKVTSQRTIADEIGYSLGKVNYVLKNLIDKGLIKTQRFVNSENKIQYKYLLTPKGIKEKIEITEKFIAIKKAEYDELQKELEILKKVGSEIV, from the coding sequence TTGAATCAAGAAGAGATAGAACTAAAGATTCTAAGAAGTGTAGATAAAGTCACAAGCCAAAGAACAATAGCAGATGAGATAGGCTATAGCTTGGGGAAAGTGAATTATGTACTTAAAAACTTAATTGATAAAGGTCTTATAAAAACTCAAAGATTTGTAAACTCAGAAAATAAAATCCAATATAAATATCTACTTACGCCAAAAGGTATCAAAGAGAAAATAGAGATTACAGAGAAGTTTATTGCTATAAAAAAAGCTGAGTATGATGAGCTTCAAAAAGAGCTTGAAATTTTAAAAAAAGTAGGGAGTGAAATAGTATGA